From one Brachypodium distachyon strain Bd21 chromosome 4, Brachypodium_distachyon_v3.0, whole genome shotgun sequence genomic stretch:
- the LOC100843716 gene encoding uncharacterized protein LOC100843716, translating to MRTAAVPAPEAHQSRLLYELCALLLTILRPPGEHGPRPWPRQVTAAGAASMLLGASVALMLCGSVTFMLGFFLMPWVVGLACVFLFVGFVTNLSGIGRAILCWPAAYSSSPKEASTWHIFPKPPFMQM from the exons atgaggacggcggcggtgccggcgccggaggcccACCAGTCGCGGCTGCTCTACGAGCTCTGCGCGCTCCTGCTCACCAtcctccggccgccggggGAGCACGGGCCGCGGCCGTGGCCGCGGCAGGTTACGGCCGCGGGGGCGGCGTCCATGCTGCTGGGCGCGTCCGTGGCGCTCATGCTCTGCGGCTCGGTCACCTTCATGCTCGGCTTCTTCCTCATGCCCTGGGTCGTCGGCCTCGCCTGCGTCTTCCTCTTTGTTGGCTTCGTCACCAACCTCTCCGGGATCGGGAGGGCCATCCTCTGCTGGCCCGCCGCGTACTCCTCGTCCCCCAAGGAAGCTTCCACAT GGCATATATTTCCCAAGCCTCCATTCATGCAGATGTGA
- the LOC100844021 gene encoding nuclear transport factor 2 — protein sequence MDPDGVAKAFVEHYYRTFDTSRAALVGLYQEGSMLSFEGEKFMGATAIAAKLTSLPFEKCAHSVVTVDCQPAGPTGGMLVFVSGSLTVGEGEHAIKFSQMFHLMPAGPGNFYVQNDMFRLNYG from the exons atggaCCCCGACGGAGTGGCGAAGGCGTTCGTGGAGCACTACTACCGCACGTTTGACACCAGCCGAGCTGCGCTGGTGGGGTTGTACCAGGAGGGCTCCATGCTCTCCTTCGAGGGCGAGAAGTTCATGGGCGCCACCGCCATCGCTGCCAAGCTCACCTCCCTCCCCTTCGAGAAGTGCGCCCACAGCGTCGTCACTGTCGACTGCCAGCCGGCTGGCCCCACGGGCGGCATGctcgtcttcgtctccgggTCGCTCACCGTCGGCGAAGGCGAGCACGCCATCAAATTCTCGCAG ATGTTCCACTTAATGCCAGCTGGACCAGGGAATTTCTACGTGCAGAACGACATGTTCCGCCTGAACTACGGCTAA